One region of Pseudomonas sp. ABC1 genomic DNA includes:
- a CDS encoding aspartate-semialdehyde dehydrogenase produces the protein MSQPVDIAIVGASGLVGEALVEQLDECALPVGELHLLGSAEALGHSLTFRGRNLRVREVEDFDFAKVALVFFVQGSEAIFQRVQASERLLVDLSGQQSLPLLVPGWSAPEALARQVATPASSVVTLLGALAPIRHLLDLQRIVASVCLPVSAHGNAGVRELARQTAELLNARPLEPRLFGRQVAFNVFASDEHGFEQRIHAELLALLGQPGLPVSVACIQTPVFFGEGISLSLIGSRPVDMAAIENSLAGADDIDLITEENTPGVVEDAVGQARISVGRLRAVAHDPCSIDLWLVADGLKKGTVSNALESAELLIKHYL, from the coding sequence ATGTCCCAGCCTGTCGATATCGCCATCGTGGGAGCCTCCGGCCTGGTCGGTGAAGCGCTCGTCGAGCAATTGGACGAGTGCGCATTGCCCGTCGGAGAGTTGCACCTGCTTGGCAGTGCCGAAGCGCTTGGGCATTCGTTGACATTCCGTGGACGCAATCTGCGCGTGCGTGAGGTCGAGGATTTCGACTTCGCCAAGGTGGCGCTGGTCTTTTTCGTGCAAGGGAGCGAGGCGATTTTCCAGCGTGTGCAGGCGTCGGAGCGATTGCTGGTCGACCTGTCCGGGCAGCAGTCTCTACCCTTGCTGGTGCCTGGCTGGAGTGCGCCCGAGGCGCTGGCCCGCCAGGTCGCCACACCGGCGTCGAGTGTGGTGACGCTGCTGGGCGCCCTGGCGCCGATACGGCACCTGCTCGACCTGCAACGTATCGTGGCGTCCGTATGCCTGCCGGTATCGGCCCATGGCAATGCCGGTGTCAGGGAACTGGCCCGGCAGACCGCCGAGCTGCTGAACGCACGACCGCTGGAGCCGCGCCTGTTCGGACGCCAGGTTGCGTTCAACGTCTTCGCCAGTGATGAGCATGGATTCGAGCAGCGTATCCACGCCGAGTTGCTGGCGCTGCTGGGCCAGCCTGGGTTGCCGGTATCGGTTGCCTGTATCCAGACGCCAGTGTTCTTCGGCGAAGGCATCAGCCTGTCGCTGATCGGCTCCCGTCCGGTGGACATGGCTGCAATCGAAAACAGCCTTGCCGGGGCGGACGACATCGACTTGATCACCGAGGAAAACACGCCGGGCGTGGTCGAGGACGCCGTCGGGCAGGCGCGTATCAGTGTGGGCCGCTTGCGTGCGGTCGCCCACGACCCTTGTTCGATCGACCTGTGGCTGGTCGCTGATGGCCTGAAGAAAGGTACGGTTTCCAATGCCCTGGAATCGGCTGAGTTATTGATAAAACACTATCTGTAA
- the asd gene encoding aspartate-semialdehyde dehydrogenase — protein MKRVGLIGWRGMVGSVLMQRMLEERDFDLIEPVFFTTSNVGGQGPDIGKETAALKDAYSIEELKGLDVILTCQGGDYTNEVFPKLREAGWNGYWIDAASSLRMQDDAVIVLDPVNRKVIDQQLDAGTRNYIGGNCTVSLMLMGLGGLFEAGLVEWMSAMTYQAASGAGAQNMRELIRQMGTIHQSVADDLANPASAILEIDRKVAQTQRDESFPVDNFGVPLAGSLIPYIDKELPNGQSREEWKAQAETNKILGRFKSPIPVDGICVRVGAMRCHSQALTIKLNKDVPIADIEGLISQHNPWVRLVPNHRDDSMRELSPAAITGTLNVPVGRLRKLNMGSHFLGAFTVGDQLLWGAAEPLRRMLRILLER, from the coding sequence ATGAAACGTGTAGGTCTGATCGGTTGGCGCGGAATGGTCGGTTCCGTGCTCATGCAGCGGATGCTGGAAGAGCGGGACTTCGACCTGATCGAGCCCGTGTTTTTCACCACCTCCAACGTCGGCGGCCAGGGCCCGGACATTGGCAAGGAAACGGCTGCACTGAAGGATGCCTACAGCATCGAAGAGCTGAAAGGCCTGGACGTGATCCTGACCTGCCAGGGCGGTGACTACACCAACGAAGTCTTCCCCAAGCTGCGCGAGGCTGGCTGGAACGGTTACTGGATCGACGCCGCCTCCAGCCTGCGCATGCAGGACGACGCGGTGATCGTGCTGGATCCGGTGAACCGCAAGGTCATCGACCAGCAACTGGATGCCGGCACCCGCAATTACATCGGCGGCAACTGCACCGTCAGCCTGATGCTGATGGGGCTGGGCGGGCTGTTCGAAGCCGGGCTGGTGGAGTGGATGAGCGCCATGACCTACCAGGCCGCTTCGGGCGCCGGTGCGCAGAACATGCGTGAGCTGATCCGCCAGATGGGCACCATCCACCAGTCGGTCGCCGATGACCTGGCCAACCCGGCCAGCGCCATCCTCGAGATCGACCGCAAGGTCGCCCAGACCCAGCGCGACGAGTCGTTCCCGGTGGACAACTTCGGCGTGCCGCTGGCCGGTAGCCTGATCCCCTACATCGACAAGGAACTGCCCAACGGGCAGAGCCGTGAAGAGTGGAAGGCTCAGGCCGAGACCAACAAGATCCTCGGTCGCTTCAAGAGCCCGATCCCGGTCGACGGTATCTGCGTGCGAGTCGGTGCCATGCGCTGCCACAGCCAGGCGCTGACCATCAAGCTGAACAAGGATGTGCCGATTGCCGATATCGAAGGCCTGATCAGTCAGCACAATCCCTGGGTCAGGCTGGTGCCGAACCACCGCGACGACAGCATGCGCGAGCTGAGTCCGGCTGCCATCACCGGTACGCTCAACGTGCCAGTGGGCCGTCTGCGCAAGCTCAACATGGGCTCGCACTTCCTCGGTGCGTTCACCGTTGGCGACCAGTTGCTGTGGGGGGCCGCCGAGCCGCTGCGGCGCATGCTGCGCATCCTGCTCGAACGCTGA